The following are encoded in a window of Gasterosteus aculeatus chromosome 5, fGasAcu3.hap1.1, whole genome shotgun sequence genomic DNA:
- the stxbp4 gene encoding syntaxin-binding protein 4 isoform X2 — translation MHRRLLISSRLLVIWTPAPTLPHGAVTLCVCVCVCVLLLLLFAAWDRCAMPFLPKDAERFDGLSLLYWTIMGPHGINRAVQRLDFCDCRKGLGVKIIGGYRAVTGEEFGIYVKRVVGGGLAAQDGRLKSADLILEVNNVSLIGATNERAVEILRTASLSNHMSLLIARDDESRREFAELMEKYGSNNAPPLGGVSPPQLSSSGKLTETASSSSSSRSESPQLLSPKEGVTVHTKAPPPKPPPPHAFSDGIQLICVAKGTGLGLVVKGGANRAEGPMVFIQEIMLGGDSQKDGRLQVGDQLVSINKESLIGVTYEEARSILTRTKLRPDPTVEIAFIRRRSSSSSSSGPHSPVSLQGSGGGGAPPARPNKITSNRNPACETLPAVSVSQVRVTPSRTEPACVSSPPRSDESACHPPPRRCSLSTSCLLKLERLEQALDLLGLKPSEAQQQQLRSGLEADPAGTEAFTDFERRIRELFLPQLDEPRSTSDEPSGSLASPAAPRPSASDSDDLEEMERLRKEHIEALREIKRLQEQLVESQRVHHQLEEELSQVRQEVKLGAEESRALRTRIQLAEEAQKQARGMEMDYEEVIHLLEAEIAELKTQRAEPRTEKGAESNDKDDEEELKKRVAVLECQLRKSEAAKKGFEMSTGKLLSFVENVQEFLLESQETKKSYSSGDVKVGASSQAPPHRLKRSPWTASTLAQEAKELTRTIRVLLEVDLLTF, via the exons ATGCACCGCCGCCTTCTCATCTCATCCCGTCTCCTCGTCATCTGGACCCCGGCCCCCACCCTGCCTCATGGCGccgtgacactgtgtgtgtgtgtgtgtgtgtgtgtgttgttgttgttgttgtttgctgcttGGGACCGCTGTGCAATGCCATTCCTCCCCAAGGACGCTGAGCGGTTCGATGGACTGTCTCTCCTCTATTG GACGATAATGGGCCCACACGGCATCAACCGGGCCGTGCAGAGGCTGGACTTCTGCGACTGCAGGAAAGGGCTCG GTGTGAAGATAATCGGAGGCTACCGAGCGGTGACGGGCGAGGAGTTCGGGATCTACGTCAAGCGGGTGGTCGGCGGCGGGTTGGCGGCTCAGGACG GTCGACTTAAGTCAGCTGACCTGATTTTGGAAGTCAATAACGTCAGTCTGATAGGGGCGACCAACGAGAG GGCGGTGGAGATCCTGAGGACAGCCTCGCTCTCCAATCACATGTCCTTGTTGATCGCCAGAGACGATGAATCCAG GAGAGAGTTTGCTGAGCTGATGGAGAAGTACGGATCCAATAACGCTCCACCTTTAGGTGGAGTCTCTCCccctcagctctcctcctcag GGAAGCTGACGGagacggcctcctcctcctcctcctcccggtccGAGAGCCCCCAGCTCCTGAGTCCTAAAGAGGGGGTCACCGTCCACACCAAGGCCCCTCCCCCCAAACCGCCGCCCCCGCACGCCTTCAG cgaCGGCATTCAGTTGATTTGCGTTGCCAAGGGAACGGGCCTGGGGCTCGTCGTCAAGGGCGGAGCCAACCGGGCGGAAGGACCAATGGTGTTCATCCAGGAAATAATGCTCGGGGGAGACTCACAGAAG gACGGCCGGCTGCAGGTCGGAGACCAGCTGGTGTCCATCAACAAAGAGTCGCTGATCGGAGTGACGTACGAGGAGGCCCGGAGCATCCTGACCCGAACCAAGCTCAG GCCGGACCCCACGGTGGAGATCGCCTTCATCAGGCGGAGgtcgtcctccagctccagcagcggCCCTCACAGCCCCGTCTCCCTGCAGGGGTCCGGAGGGGGCGGCGCCCCCCCGGCGAGGCCCAACAAGATCACCTCCAACCGGAACCCGGCCTGCGAGACTCTGCCAGCAGTCAGCGTCAGTCAG GTGCGAGTGACTCCGTCCAGAACCGAGCCAGCGTGTGTTTCCTCCCCGCCGAGGAGCGACG AATCGGCCTGTCATCCTCCTCCGAGAAGATGTTCTCTGAGCACCAGCTGTCTACTCAAGCTGGAGCGGCTGGAGCAG GCTCTGGATCTGCTCGGTCTGAAGCCCTCGGaggctcagcagcagcagctcagatcCGGACTAGAAGCTGATCCAGCAGGGACGGAGGCCTTCACAG ACTTCGAGAGGCGGATCCGGGAGCTGTTCCTGCCTCAGCTGGACGAGCCGAGGTCCACATCCGACGAGCCGTCCGGTTCGCTGGCgtctcccgccgccccccgg CCGTCGGCGTCGGACTCGGACGACctagaggagatggagaggctGAGGAAGGAGCACATCGAGGCTCTGAGGGAGATCAAGAGGCTGCAG gagcagctggtggagtCTCAGCGAGTTCAccaccagctggaggaggagcttagCCAAGtcagacag gaggtgaagcTGGGAGCGGAGGAGAGTCGTGCCCTGAGGACTCGTATCCAGCTGGCGGAGGAGGCCCAGAAGCAGGCGAGAGGGATGGAGATGGACTACGAGGAGGTGATCCACCTGCTGGAGGCCGAGATCGCCGAGCTGAAGACGCAGAGGGCGGAGCCTAGGACGGAGAAGGGGGCGGAGTCTAATGATAAG GACGACGAGGAAGAGCTGAAGAAGAGAGTCGCCGTCCTGGAGTGTCAACTGCGGAAGAGCGAGGCAGCCAAGAAGGGCTTCGAGATGTCGACGGGAAAACTGCTGAGCTTTGTGGAG AACGTTCAAGAGTTCCTACTTGAGagtcaagaaacaaaaaagagctACAG CTCCGGAGACGTCAAAGTCGGGGCGTCGTCTCAAGCCCCCCCACACCGCCTCAAGAGGAGTCCCTGGACGGCGTCCACGCTGGCCCAGGAGGCCAAAGAACTTACAAGGACCATCAGGGTCCTCCTGGAGGTCGACT TGCTGACCTTCTAG
- the stxbp4 gene encoding syntaxin-binding protein 4 isoform X1: MHRRLLISSRLLVIWTPAPTLPHGAVTLCVCVCVCVLLLLLFAAWDRCAMPFLPKDAERFDGLSLLYWTIMGPHGINRAVQRLDFCDCRKGLGVKIIGGYRAVTGEEFGIYVKRVVGGGLAAQDGRLKSADLILEVNNVSLIGATNERAVEILRTASLSNHMSLLIARDDESRREFAELMEKYGSNNAPPLGGVSPPQLSSSGKLTETASSSSSSRSESPQLLSPKEGVTVHTKAPPPKPPPPHAFSDGIQLICVAKGTGLGLVVKGGANRAEGPMVFIQEIMLGGDSQKDGRLQVGDQLVSINKESLIGVTYEEARSILTRTKLRPDPTVEIAFIRRRSSSSSSSGPHSPVSLQGSGGGGAPPARPNKITSNRNPACETLPAVSVSQVRVTPSRTEPACVSSPPRSDESACHPPPRRCSLSTSCLLKLERLEQALDLLGLKPSEAQQQQLRSGLEADPAGTEAFTDFERRIRELFLPQLDEPRSTSDEPSGSLASPAAPRPSASDSDDLEEMERLRKEHIEALREIKRLQEQLVESQRVHHQLEEELSQVRQEVKLGAEESRALRTRIQLAEEAQKQARGMEMDYEEVIHLLEAEIAELKTQRAEPRTEKGAESNDKDDEEELKKRVAVLECQLRKSEAAKKGFEMSTGKLLSFVENVQEFLLESQETKKSYSSGDVKVGASSQAPPHRLKRSPWTASTLAQEAKELTRTIRVLLEVDCPPYGWEEAYTADGVKYFINHMTQTTSWSLPGGGGHVPPRPPEVSGPKTERDGEPTERKSIETEM; this comes from the exons ATGCACCGCCGCCTTCTCATCTCATCCCGTCTCCTCGTCATCTGGACCCCGGCCCCCACCCTGCCTCATGGCGccgtgacactgtgtgtgtgtgtgtgtgtgtgtgtgttgttgttgttgttgtttgctgcttGGGACCGCTGTGCAATGCCATTCCTCCCCAAGGACGCTGAGCGGTTCGATGGACTGTCTCTCCTCTATTG GACGATAATGGGCCCACACGGCATCAACCGGGCCGTGCAGAGGCTGGACTTCTGCGACTGCAGGAAAGGGCTCG GTGTGAAGATAATCGGAGGCTACCGAGCGGTGACGGGCGAGGAGTTCGGGATCTACGTCAAGCGGGTGGTCGGCGGCGGGTTGGCGGCTCAGGACG GTCGACTTAAGTCAGCTGACCTGATTTTGGAAGTCAATAACGTCAGTCTGATAGGGGCGACCAACGAGAG GGCGGTGGAGATCCTGAGGACAGCCTCGCTCTCCAATCACATGTCCTTGTTGATCGCCAGAGACGATGAATCCAG GAGAGAGTTTGCTGAGCTGATGGAGAAGTACGGATCCAATAACGCTCCACCTTTAGGTGGAGTCTCTCCccctcagctctcctcctcag GGAAGCTGACGGagacggcctcctcctcctcctcctcccggtccGAGAGCCCCCAGCTCCTGAGTCCTAAAGAGGGGGTCACCGTCCACACCAAGGCCCCTCCCCCCAAACCGCCGCCCCCGCACGCCTTCAG cgaCGGCATTCAGTTGATTTGCGTTGCCAAGGGAACGGGCCTGGGGCTCGTCGTCAAGGGCGGAGCCAACCGGGCGGAAGGACCAATGGTGTTCATCCAGGAAATAATGCTCGGGGGAGACTCACAGAAG gACGGCCGGCTGCAGGTCGGAGACCAGCTGGTGTCCATCAACAAAGAGTCGCTGATCGGAGTGACGTACGAGGAGGCCCGGAGCATCCTGACCCGAACCAAGCTCAG GCCGGACCCCACGGTGGAGATCGCCTTCATCAGGCGGAGgtcgtcctccagctccagcagcggCCCTCACAGCCCCGTCTCCCTGCAGGGGTCCGGAGGGGGCGGCGCCCCCCCGGCGAGGCCCAACAAGATCACCTCCAACCGGAACCCGGCCTGCGAGACTCTGCCAGCAGTCAGCGTCAGTCAG GTGCGAGTGACTCCGTCCAGAACCGAGCCAGCGTGTGTTTCCTCCCCGCCGAGGAGCGACG AATCGGCCTGTCATCCTCCTCCGAGAAGATGTTCTCTGAGCACCAGCTGTCTACTCAAGCTGGAGCGGCTGGAGCAG GCTCTGGATCTGCTCGGTCTGAAGCCCTCGGaggctcagcagcagcagctcagatcCGGACTAGAAGCTGATCCAGCAGGGACGGAGGCCTTCACAG ACTTCGAGAGGCGGATCCGGGAGCTGTTCCTGCCTCAGCTGGACGAGCCGAGGTCCACATCCGACGAGCCGTCCGGTTCGCTGGCgtctcccgccgccccccgg CCGTCGGCGTCGGACTCGGACGACctagaggagatggagaggctGAGGAAGGAGCACATCGAGGCTCTGAGGGAGATCAAGAGGCTGCAG gagcagctggtggagtCTCAGCGAGTTCAccaccagctggaggaggagcttagCCAAGtcagacag gaggtgaagcTGGGAGCGGAGGAGAGTCGTGCCCTGAGGACTCGTATCCAGCTGGCGGAGGAGGCCCAGAAGCAGGCGAGAGGGATGGAGATGGACTACGAGGAGGTGATCCACCTGCTGGAGGCCGAGATCGCCGAGCTGAAGACGCAGAGGGCGGAGCCTAGGACGGAGAAGGGGGCGGAGTCTAATGATAAG GACGACGAGGAAGAGCTGAAGAAGAGAGTCGCCGTCCTGGAGTGTCAACTGCGGAAGAGCGAGGCAGCCAAGAAGGGCTTCGAGATGTCGACGGGAAAACTGCTGAGCTTTGTGGAG AACGTTCAAGAGTTCCTACTTGAGagtcaagaaacaaaaaagagctACAG CTCCGGAGACGTCAAAGTCGGGGCGTCGTCTCAAGCCCCCCCACACCGCCTCAAGAGGAGTCCCTGGACGGCGTCCACGCTGGCCCAGGAGGCCAAAGAACTTACAAGGACCATCAGGGTCCTCCTGGAGGTCGACT